The following proteins come from a genomic window of Varunaivibrio sulfuroxidans:
- a CDS encoding polyhydroxyalkanoate depolymerase has product MLYQLHEWQHTALAPFRATAEAVREFYSNPYSPISYTGLGRSMVASCELVERMTRRYGKPAFGLEHTVVNGKRVAVREVEVLSHPFCTLLHFERDTPRKDPKVLLVAPLSGHYATLLRGTVEALIADHDVYVTDWINAQDVPVVHGTFDLDDYVDYVINFLDMLGPDVHVIAVCQPSVPVLAAVALMAEDGSKSAPRTMTLMGGPIDTRVNPTKVNELAKTKSLEWFESTVIHRVPAPHPGFSRKVYPGFIQLNGFMSLNLDRHIDAHVELFNHLVDGDGDGVAAHRKFYDEYMSVMDLPAQYYLQTLKTVFMEHALPKGMFTHRGRRVDPSAIHQTALLTVEGERDDISGVGQTAAAHEICTKIPAKKQAHHLQKGVGHYGIFNGRRWRTEVLPRVASFIREHA; this is encoded by the coding sequence ATGTTATATCAATTGCATGAATGGCAACATACCGCTCTTGCCCCGTTTCGCGCCACGGCGGAGGCTGTTCGCGAGTTTTACTCGAACCCTTATTCGCCGATTTCTTACACCGGCCTCGGTCGGTCGATGGTCGCCAGTTGCGAACTGGTGGAACGGATGACCCGCCGTTACGGCAAGCCCGCGTTCGGCCTCGAACACACCGTGGTCAACGGTAAACGAGTGGCGGTGCGCGAGGTCGAGGTGCTTTCTCATCCTTTCTGCACCCTGCTTCATTTCGAACGCGACACCCCGCGCAAGGATCCCAAGGTCTTGCTGGTCGCCCCGTTGTCGGGTCACTACGCGACGTTGTTGCGCGGCACCGTCGAGGCGCTGATCGCCGACCACGACGTCTACGTCACCGATTGGATCAACGCCCAGGACGTTCCGGTGGTGCACGGGACTTTCGATCTCGACGATTACGTCGATTATGTGATCAATTTTCTCGATATGCTGGGGCCGGACGTGCATGTTATCGCGGTCTGTCAGCCGTCGGTCCCCGTGCTTGCGGCGGTGGCGTTGATGGCCGAGGACGGCTCGAAATCCGCTCCGCGCACGATGACGTTGATGGGTGGGCCGATCGATACCCGCGTCAACCCGACAAAGGTCAATGAATTGGCGAAAACGAAATCGTTGGAGTGGTTCGAGAGCACGGTCATCCATCGGGTGCCCGCTCCTCATCCGGGGTTTTCGCGCAAGGTCTATCCCGGATTTATCCAACTGAACGGGTTCATGAGTCTGAATCTGGATCGCCACATCGACGCCCATGTCGAACTGTTCAACCACTTGGTTGACGGCGACGGCGATGGCGTCGCGGCGCACCGTAAGTTTTACGATGAATACATGTCGGTGATGGATTTGCCCGCGCAATATTACTTGCAGACCCTGAAAACGGTGTTCATGGAGCATGCCTTGCCCAAGGGAATGTTTACGCATCGAGGGCGTCGGGTCGATCCTTCGGCTATTCACCAAACGGCGTTGCTGACGGTGGAAGGCGAGCGCGACGATATTTCCGGCGTCGGCCAAACGGCGGCCGCCCACGAAATTTGCACCAAAATTCCCGCTAAAAAACAGGCCCATCATCTACAAAAAGGGGTTGGCCATTACGGCATTTTCAATGGCCGCCGGTGGCGTACCGAGGTTCTTCCCCGCGTTGCGAGTTTCATTCGTGAGCACGCCTGA
- a CDS encoding YcgN family cysteine cluster protein, translating to MSTPEHPPGPVQPFWKEKSLSAMSAAEWESLCDGCGKCCLEKLEDADTGEIAYTEVACQLLDVHSCRCANYAERTRFVPDCIKLTAGNVATLAWMPSTCAYRLLAEGRDLPSWHPLRSGARESVHRAGASVRGRAVSAVQAGDLEDHIVDWPR from the coding sequence GTGAGCACGCCTGAGCATCCTCCGGGGCCGGTGCAGCCGTTTTGGAAGGAAAAGTCGTTGTCCGCGATGAGCGCGGCGGAGTGGGAGAGCCTTTGCGACGGGTGCGGGAAGTGTTGTCTTGAAAAACTGGAAGACGCCGACACCGGTGAAATCGCCTATACCGAGGTGGCCTGTCAACTGCTTGATGTTCACAGTTGTCGATGCGCCAATTACGCCGAGCGGACGCGGTTCGTGCCCGATTGCATCAAATTAACGGCGGGCAATGTCGCTACGTTGGCGTGGATGCCTTCGACTTGCGCCTATCGCCTATTGGCCGAGGGGCGTGATTTGCCGTCGTGGCACCCTTTGCGTAGTGGCGCGCGCGAAAGCGTTCATCGCGCCGGGGCATCCGTGCGCGGCCGGGCGGTGAGCGCCGTTCAGGCCGGCGATCTCGAAGATCATATCGTCGATTGGCCGCGCTAG
- a CDS encoding DUF4197 domain-containing protein, which translates to MDVWNRRIGRFLVLWGVAMILSGAPFQRAATGSGLFDRAKGLLDGMGVGGAGAGKILPGDASALTTQDIARGLREALKVGTARATVKTGALDGFNGNPAIHIPLPQSLGRVQKALRTVGMSGLADDLELRLNRAAEAAMKPAKAVFWKAIGEMTLDDVQKIYKGPKDAATQYFKAKMSGDLRVQMKPIVDRNLSKVGALRAYDEMMGRYRTIPFVPDVKADLSDYVVKKGLDGLFHVVAQEEAAIRENPVARTTDILKRVFGAP; encoded by the coding sequence ATGGACGTGTGGAACCGGCGGATTGGGCGTTTCCTGGTGCTTTGGGGGGTGGCGATGATTCTTTCCGGAGCGCCTTTTCAGCGTGCGGCGACCGGGAGCGGATTGTTCGATCGCGCCAAGGGCTTGTTGGACGGCATGGGCGTGGGCGGCGCGGGCGCCGGAAAAATACTCCCGGGCGACGCCTCGGCGTTGACGACCCAGGATATCGCCAGGGGCCTGCGCGAGGCATTGAAGGTCGGCACGGCGCGGGCGACGGTGAAAACCGGCGCGCTCGACGGCTTTAACGGTAATCCGGCGATCCACATTCCGTTGCCCCAGTCTCTGGGGCGGGTGCAAAAGGCGCTGCGCACCGTGGGGATGTCTGGCCTTGCCGACGACCTGGAATTGCGCCTGAACCGCGCCGCGGAAGCGGCGATGAAGCCGGCCAAGGCGGTGTTTTGGAAGGCCATCGGCGAGATGACGCTGGATGACGTGCAAAAAATCTATAAGGGGCCCAAGGACGCGGCGACGCAATATTTCAAAGCCAAGATGTCGGGAGATTTGCGGGTGCAAATGAAACCCATTGTTGACCGCAATCTGAGCAAGGTCGGCGCGCTGCGTGCGTATGACGAGATGATGGGGCGGTATCGGACGATCCCCTTCGTTCCCGACGTCAAGGCGGATCTTAGCGATTACGTCGTCAAGAAGGGGCTCGATGGGCTTTTCCACGTCGTCGCCCAGGAAGAAGCGGCGATCCGTGAAAACCCTGTGGCGCGCACCACTGATATCCTTAAGCGTGTGTTCGGCGCGCCCTGA
- a CDS encoding secondary thiamine-phosphate synthase enzyme YjbQ, whose product MHQAQTSIGVKTSAQGLYEITEPVARWTREQALTTGLLTVFCRHTSASLVIQENADPHVATDLQEFFRRIAPENEAWYRHTNEGPDDMPAHIKSALTATSLCIPVADGRLVLGTWQGIYLFEHRAHGHTRTLVMHVLGA is encoded by the coding sequence ATGCATCAGGCGCAGACATCGATTGGCGTTAAAACCTCCGCTCAGGGTCTTTACGAGATCACCGAACCGGTGGCGCGCTGGACGCGCGAACAAGCGCTCACCACCGGCCTGTTGACGGTATTTTGCCGCCATACCTCGGCGTCCTTGGTGATTCAGGAAAACGCCGACCCCCACGTCGCCACCGATTTACAGGAGTTCTTTCGGCGCATCGCTCCCGAAAACGAGGCTTGGTACCGCCACACCAACGAAGGGCCGGACGACATGCCGGCGCACATCAAAAGCGCGCTTACCGCGACGTCTCTCTGCATCCCGGTGGCCGATGGCCGCTTGGTTTTGGGCACGTGGCAGGGAATTTATCTGTTCGAGCACCGCGCCCACGGCCATACCCGCACGCTGGTGATGCACGTGCTTGGGGCGTAA
- a CDS encoding M48 family metallopeptidase, with protein sequence MNLKIAGRDVALRIRRHARARRMILRIDPKDGAVVVTLPPYGAADDAVRMARDRADWIGARLDRRPAPIMFVEGGNVPVLGRDHVVRRDPRVLGARIEAGTIVIAGRPEHTARRVRDALIRRARDEIVRRVGEKTAQAGLKAGRIALKDTRSRWGSCAANGNLNFSWRLVMAPEFVLDYVIAHEVAHLGYHNHGPAFWRLVEVLCPGLDAARAWLRAHGATLHLYGPSSS encoded by the coding sequence TTGAACCTTAAAATCGCGGGGCGGGATGTCGCCCTACGTATTCGCCGACATGCCAGGGCGCGGCGGATGATCTTGCGCATCGACCCTAAGGATGGCGCCGTGGTGGTGACGCTACCACCTTATGGCGCGGCGGATGACGCCGTGCGCATGGCCCGTGATCGCGCCGATTGGATCGGTGCGCGTTTGGACCGGCGGCCGGCTCCGATCATGTTTGTCGAAGGGGGAAATGTGCCCGTTTTGGGGCGCGACCATGTCGTTCGCCGCGATCCCCGCGTCCTGGGCGCGCGCATCGAAGCGGGGACCATTGTCATCGCGGGACGCCCCGAACACACGGCGCGGCGGGTGCGCGACGCCCTGATCCGCCGCGCACGCGACGAGATCGTCCGCCGCGTTGGCGAAAAGACGGCGCAAGCGGGGTTGAAGGCGGGCCGCATCGCGCTCAAGGACACCCGTTCGCGCTGGGGGTCGTGCGCGGCGAACGGTAACTTGAATTTTTCTTGGCGTCTGGTAATGGCGCCCGAATTCGTTCTCGATTATGTGATCGCCCACGAGGTGGCGCATCTCGGATACCACAATCACGGCCCGGCGTTTTGGCGTCTTGTCGAAGTTTTGTGCCCCGGGCTGGACGCCGCCCGCGCGTGGTTGCGGGCGCACGGGGCGACTCTCCATCTTTACGGTCCCTCATCGTCGTGA
- a CDS encoding SCO family protein, whose amino-acid sequence MRRYIGLFFAVVLAVAIAFGMRYMMGQQTASRSGGVGQVTIGGPFTLVNQDGKTVTDKDFRGRYMLVYFGYTFCPDVCPTSLATIADALDMIGKKADKVVPILITIDPERDTPAALKAYVPNFYPRLVGLSGSAAQIKAVAKEYRVYYARVDSESKDGNYLMDHSAITYLMGPDGKYVTHFSHGVKAEDMAKKLNSIL is encoded by the coding sequence ATGAGACGTTATATCGGGCTTTTTTTCGCCGTCGTGTTGGCCGTGGCCATCGCCTTTGGGATGCGCTACATGATGGGCCAGCAAACCGCCAGCCGCTCGGGGGGGGTCGGTCAGGTGACCATCGGCGGTCCCTTCACCCTGGTCAATCAGGACGGCAAGACGGTCACCGACAAGGATTTTCGTGGCCGTTACATGCTGGTTTACTTCGGTTATACCTTTTGTCCCGATGTCTGCCCGACGTCGTTGGCGACGATCGCCGACGCCTTGGACATGATCGGCAAGAAAGCCGACAAAGTGGTGCCGATCTTGATCACCATCGACCCCGAACGCGATACGCCCGCGGCCCTCAAGGCGTATGTGCCCAATTTTTATCCTCGTTTGGTCGGGTTGTCTGGAAGCGCGGCGCAAATCAAGGCGGTGGCCAAGGAATACCGGGTCTATTACGCCCGCGTGGACAGCGAATCCAAGGATGGAAACTATCTGATGGACCATTCCGCGATTACGTATCTGATGGGACCGGACGGCAAATATGTGACGCACTTTAGCCATGGCGTGAAGGCGGAGGATATGGCGAAAAAACTGAACAGCATCCTGTGA
- a CDS encoding cobyrinate a,c-diamide synthase, giving the protein MPEGVIVAAPASGSGKTFVTLGLLRHFSERGVRCGSLKIGPDYIDPGFHASATGRPCYNLDPWAMRPETVGEAVRLAGDGADIVVCEAVMGLFDGAVGDLGSSADVARISGWPVVLLLDAKAQGASVSAVVRGFATHRDDIAIAGVIFNRVGSARHEKILRQAMARDLPKIPVLGCVPSDEATFLPSRHLGLVQAMEHADLSTFIERAGAVVADHVDVAAVRALVRPWRGKTPETRTQPLAPLGQKIAIARDEAFTFTYPLICEGWRRRGAELSFFSPLEDEAPNTDADAVFLPGGYPELHAWRLASAEQFLGGLRDAAARGVVIYGECGGYMVLGRGMVDADGTAHAMAGLLPLGTSFAERRLNLGYRRVKLIAETPLGQVGHRLRGHEFHYATASNEGPGDALFDSVDAHGENRARVGLVNGRVFGSFIHLIDKENR; this is encoded by the coding sequence ATGCCCGAGGGGGTGATTGTCGCCGCGCCGGCGTCGGGTAGCGGAAAGACCTTCGTTACGCTGGGCCTGCTTCGTCATTTTTCGGAGCGGGGCGTTCGTTGCGGATCTTTAAAGATCGGACCCGATTATATCGATCCCGGATTTCACGCCAGTGCGACGGGCCGTCCGTGTTATAATCTGGACCCTTGGGCGATGCGCCCGGAGACTGTGGGCGAGGCCGTGCGTCTGGCCGGGGACGGTGCGGATATCGTCGTCTGCGAAGCGGTGATGGGGCTTTTCGACGGGGCGGTCGGCGATCTGGGCTCCAGCGCCGATGTCGCCCGTATCAGCGGCTGGCCGGTGGTTTTGTTGCTCGACGCCAAGGCGCAGGGCGCATCGGTCAGCGCGGTGGTGCGCGGATTCGCCACCCACCGCGATGATATTGCGATCGCGGGGGTTATCTTCAACCGGGTCGGCAGCGCGCGTCACGAGAAAATTTTGCGCCAGGCGATGGCGCGGGACCTCCCGAAAATTCCCGTCCTCGGCTGTGTCCCTTCCGACGAGGCGACGTTTCTTCCGTCGCGCCACCTCGGCTTGGTCCAAGCAATGGAACATGCCGATTTAAGCACCTTTATCGAACGCGCCGGGGCTGTCGTCGCGGATCATGTGGATGTGGCGGCGGTTCGCGCCCTGGTGCGACCGTGGCGGGGGAAAACACCTGAAACGCGCACGCAGCCGTTGGCTCCGTTGGGGCAAAAAATTGCGATCGCGCGCGACGAGGCCTTCACCTTCACCTATCCCCTGATTTGCGAAGGCTGGCGGCGGCGCGGCGCGGAACTGTCGTTTTTCTCGCCGCTCGAGGACGAAGCGCCCAATACCGACGCGGACGCCGTATTCTTGCCCGGCGGCTACCCCGAGCTTCACGCCTGGCGGTTGGCCAGCGCCGAGCAATTTTTGGGTGGTTTGCGCGACGCCGCGGCGCGTGGGGTGGTGATTTACGGCGAATGCGGGGGCTACATGGTCCTGGGCCGGGGAATGGTCGATGCCGACGGCACCGCCCATGCGATGGCCGGATTGTTGCCCCTGGGCACGTCGTTCGCCGAGCGCCGCCTGAATCTGGGCTATCGCCGCGTCAAATTGATCGCCGAGACCCCATTGGGCCAAGTGGGACACCGCTTGCGCGGCCATGAATTTCACTATGCGACGGCTTCGAACGAGGGGCCCGGCGACGCTTTGTTCGATAGCGTCGATGCGCATGGCGAAAATAGGGCGAGGGTCGGATTGGTCAACGGCCGCGTTTTCGGCTCGTTTATTCATCTGATCGACAAGGAAAATCGTTAA
- a CDS encoding MFS transporter: protein MLALLKSRRFFPFFAAQFLGAANDNFYKNALVILIAYRLGGENAALLVTIAAGLFILPFFLFSASAGQLADRLDKARLVRLVKALEIAVMTLGAVGFLWRQEGVLLGVLFLMGAQSSLFGPVKYAILPAIVADRDLIGANALTEGGTFLAILLGTIAGGLLVLTPGGEVIVACTVVVLAIAGWIAALYVDDVAPADPNVRINPNIVNETAAIMRHARANTAIYPSMLAISWFWLLGATFLAQFPNFAKGPLHADEQAVTLMLALFTVGVAVGSGLCAHVLKGRISLKIVPWSVFLMSVFIIDLYFATPKGVDAPGPIMGLGDLIAKPWVWRVMADLMMIAVTGGFYIVPLYATIQKRSDPRHRARNIAALNVLNALFMVASAAIAAAMLAQGIGVVGIFLAVGLANLGAGLWTVKMARAAPPA from the coding sequence ATGCTCGCCCTACTTAAAAGTCGGCGCTTTTTCCCCTTTTTCGCCGCCCAATTCCTGGGCGCGGCCAATGACAATTTTTACAAAAACGCCCTGGTCATCCTGATCGCCTACCGCCTCGGCGGCGAGAACGCCGCCCTGCTCGTGACCATCGCGGCGGGGCTTTTTATTTTACCCTTTTTCCTGTTTTCGGCCAGCGCCGGCCAGCTTGCCGATCGTCTCGATAAGGCGCGATTGGTGCGTCTGGTCAAGGCCTTGGAAATCGCCGTCATGACCCTCGGCGCCGTCGGTTTTCTGTGGCGTCAAGAGGGCGTGTTGTTAGGGGTTCTCTTTCTCATGGGCGCCCAATCCAGTCTTTTCGGCCCCGTTAAATACGCCATCCTCCCTGCGATCGTCGCCGATCGCGACCTGATCGGCGCCAACGCCCTCACCGAAGGGGGCACGTTTTTAGCCATCTTATTGGGCACCATCGCCGGAGGACTGCTGGTGCTCACGCCCGGCGGCGAGGTCATCGTCGCCTGCACGGTGGTCGTTCTCGCCATCGCCGGTTGGATCGCCGCGCTTTACGTTGACGATGTCGCGCCCGCCGATCCGAACGTGCGCATCAATCCCAACATCGTCAACGAAACCGCCGCCATCATGCGCCATGCCCGCGCCAATACGGCGATTTACCCGTCGATGCTGGCGATATCGTGGTTTTGGCTGCTGGGCGCGACCTTCCTCGCCCAATTTCCCAATTTCGCCAAGGGCCCCCTGCACGCCGACGAACAGGCGGTGACCCTGATGCTGGCCTTGTTCACCGTCGGCGTCGCCGTCGGTTCGGGATTGTGCGCCCATGTGCTCAAGGGCCGGATTTCCCTGAAAATCGTCCCTTGGAGCGTTTTTTTGATGAGTGTGTTCATCATCGACCTCTATTTCGCCACCCCGAAGGGCGTCGATGCTCCCGGCCCCATCATGGGACTGGGCGACCTGATCGCGAAGCCCTGGGTATGGCGGGTCATGGCCGATCTGATGATGATCGCGGTGACCGGCGGTTTTTACATCGTGCCCCTGTACGCCACGATCCAAAAGCGCAGCGATCCCCGCCATAGGGCGCGCAACATCGCCGCATTGAATGTGCTCAACGCCTTGTTCATGGTCGCCTCCGCCGCGATCGCGGCGGCCATGCTGGCGCAAGGGATCGGCGTCGTCGGCATTTTTCTGGCGGTCGGTCTGGCCAATCTGGGCGCCGGCCTGTGGACGGTGAAAATGGCGCGCGCCGCCCCTCCGGCTTAG